From Paenibacillus graminis, a single genomic window includes:
- a CDS encoding DUF6531 domain-containing protein, producing MKFRALQRKRRSGSLKARLNVMLVLLLVISYFPVLPGLTKLASPAYAATNMRIEPGELSPGPGKSVEISFSFNAADDGQDQHETNISLCTPQKDGSAPILGDLITSGVYPTKQDGQYIVHKYVWDGTIGGVPLDEGRYNICISPAEYNGTGVYYGQIASFEILGGGEVQPPAALQIRPAASGQSEVSGTAEPGTLLEVELYYPSSGEDKLYSNIAVNSAGQWSQQLGITLSESVHITARAKKDGKFSGYSEPLAVLRAPMPAFSLSWEALAAYYYKLDSAQAMKEKAQDIAVLNQSAASSGTISGLTSILLTDPQTTRAISSGDLPQFTETAIQDRLRIVNPSGQAPVDPARGDFVYSSESISLQALMPLQFGLGYLSRDPYKGVNGPGWHHSYEWKLNPLNGGKVEVMSPDGSLFEYVPLAGGQYLTPRGTDWTLSAPSAGTYTLTSPQGDGYRFNAEGLLQSVTDLNGNQITFAYEGTKLEVVSTAGASLSLSYDGAGKLISVSDRAGRQMSFHYDPANGDMTSITDVDGTTTKLTYDDNHHVLSVTDAKGTAAMSVAYDDHQRVTSFTDFYGNTSSSTYEGRVAPVVRGEEPEGGETGIDPANGRDIPESDEVILSGTMNNLAHAPAYRKVEGLKPLIADYLAGSIGTIESKRNAYSASAVAAPGGIADIQSAIAASSASPAVVSSGHLNVEESVTFGSPGKPVVLIVDGMNTNKDITVRVYGTLILKQGLNANTKLALDVQKVQGKYGNLWSGGTIHLNNDSSVTVGDTLQTGSLTYNSGGLTVDAQRMLIAGDLSINTRVEMNIAQEMTVGGIVSNNQTANLTVTGGDLFVRDNVSVNNNLNVKTGGLFVLGGDMTPNQTPVVRTGVGSGKTILTYPQSGTSRASSENAGSISSGNASSANSGSTSVVTAAGLASSIATTANKTTWTNALHQDTSYIWNNHFQVVQRQAANGAIVKYSYDSSDRVTAITDANGNKGKFAYDERGNLTQKTDESGYSSLTRYNAKNRPVAEIDALGNRAAYEYDTAGNLVKSTDALGGVVSIARDSAGVPLSVTDAEGHTTAYTNDADGFAKEIKDPSGYTTIIERDSLHRTTQIKDAEGKLQAVGYDLKDRAVEVTNALGQKSGVTYDANGNPVEHTDEAGTKTVSKYDVYRLSGTEDALQNSTSNTYDALGRVTEAKDKAGAVTSYSYDSAGHLKEVTDAKGQSSTYTYDDNGNMLTQKDAKGNITSYTYSKRNELLSVTNPLGAKTRYRYDAAGNTIKETDALGNSTYYDYNALGQLVKVTDALGSVTEYRYDKNGSQVAMIDPNHSVWTTKYDSRGLEAGTINPLNEETTVTRNPRGQMTEFLDAAGQKTTYDYDALGRNTRVRNALGYETSYAYDAQGNVEKIVDANHHETAFTYDPLGRLTEVKNAEGSTTKYSYDASGNLLDKTNALGAVTSYHYDALNRVTESVNPLQEKTTLAYDENGNLRQVTEPDSNATVYAYNKGNQVEQIQYGNDLTVKYKYDLAGRRTLMTDSTGDTRYTYDALNRPTSVIDPRGNNVRYEWTATGQRSRIIYPDNSVVSYDYDKLDRIKQVTDAQNRITSYQYDPAGRLTEKLLPNNGRSTYHYDGVGQLLEMKHTAPGGALLEQLTYVYDPAGNKIRSERHEGGSDEDNPTGAQRPADISDYAYDALNQLVQVQKQNGSKVVYSYDTVGNRLGKETTETGTTIKELYTYDAANKLTRFEKGSDYKDYTYDKRGNLLKVSGIDSQASLNLFTAKASAQKISVPDSVYSETGTSGLKAGGNADVNADARASAAATTDADGIADAATGANALTELLDPLSSIPDPASSPAGTISTGDEGASLSGLPDANVKAGVTGDVYGADKALNPDALLKAAQAAGPQVLESNRWDASNRLVGNTNAYGDITTYQYDGDGNRVSMQTILGDGAVQDAYPSGNPAGNRDGWEPQYKKRQLDIYFTNDTTMSIPQPLTATGATGQNWKQSYVYGAGEERISMSYLVSGDKSNDWEPTAGASGASAAAGAPKTLFYLSDAQGSVIGLEGQDGSMSARYRYDEFGVAEAPEKFDLNGPGPDNLFGYTSLGYDYYSGYSHAQARDFDSSVGRFISEDTYEGQINNPLSLNLYTYVENNPLMFNDPSGNIKMRVDGNLALEFFGITFSDYHPDNTPVCRGLYTAESNRAKKKLHEQEKYVVNLLLEMGKDVYLNPEAKGESPQYDFIVNGYYKVELKTAFPEGGKFKLGSAYDAIKYGIEEQGADVVIYDLTFDNVEFELTDIINLSSKLYNYFEDKPFRYDVQVWTNEGIYFFDDRKPDII from the coding sequence ATGAAATTCCGAGCGTTACAAAGGAAGCGGCGCAGCGGCAGCCTGAAGGCACGTCTGAACGTCATGCTTGTGCTGCTGCTGGTCATATCTTATTTTCCTGTTCTTCCGGGACTTACCAAGCTTGCATCGCCGGCCTACGCGGCTACCAATATGCGGATTGAACCAGGTGAGCTTAGCCCGGGACCCGGGAAAAGTGTGGAAATTTCGTTCAGCTTCAACGCAGCGGATGACGGCCAGGACCAACATGAAACCAACATCAGCCTGTGTACTCCGCAAAAAGACGGTTCTGCCCCGATCTTAGGGGATCTGATTACGAGCGGCGTGTATCCGACGAAGCAGGACGGGCAATATATCGTTCATAAATATGTGTGGGATGGCACTATCGGAGGCGTGCCGCTGGACGAAGGGCGCTATAACATCTGCATTTCACCTGCTGAATATAACGGTACCGGTGTGTATTACGGCCAAATCGCCAGCTTCGAAATTCTTGGCGGCGGCGAAGTGCAGCCTCCGGCAGCATTGCAGATTAGACCTGCGGCCTCAGGACAATCTGAAGTTTCCGGGACTGCTGAACCCGGAACCCTGCTGGAAGTAGAGCTCTATTATCCGTCCAGCGGGGAAGACAAGCTGTACTCCAATATTGCAGTCAACAGCGCAGGACAATGGAGTCAGCAGCTTGGGATCACGCTGAGTGAATCTGTCCATATCACGGCGAGAGCGAAGAAGGACGGTAAGTTTTCGGGGTATTCGGAGCCGCTTGCGGTGCTGCGTGCGCCTATGCCCGCTTTTTCGCTGAGCTGGGAAGCTCTGGCTGCCTATTATTATAAGCTGGATTCTGCTCAGGCGATGAAGGAAAAAGCCCAGGACATCGCTGTATTGAACCAGTCTGCGGCCTCGTCGGGAACCATCAGCGGGTTGACCTCTATTTTGTTGACTGATCCACAGACTACCCGTGCGATTTCCAGCGGGGATCTGCCGCAATTTACGGAAACGGCCATCCAGGACCGGCTGCGGATTGTGAATCCGTCAGGGCAGGCGCCGGTTGATCCGGCCCGCGGGGATTTTGTCTACTCCAGTGAATCGATTAGTCTGCAGGCGCTGATGCCGCTTCAATTCGGACTGGGCTATTTAAGCCGTGACCCTTATAAGGGAGTCAATGGACCGGGGTGGCATCACAGCTATGAATGGAAGCTGAACCCGCTGAACGGCGGTAAGGTGGAAGTTATGAGCCCGGACGGTTCGCTTTTTGAATATGTGCCTTTGGCGGGAGGCCAGTATCTGACACCGCGTGGTACCGACTGGACGCTAAGTGCGCCATCTGCAGGGACTTATACCCTCACATCACCTCAAGGGGATGGTTACCGGTTCAATGCGGAAGGGCTGCTGCAATCGGTCACGGATTTGAACGGGAATCAGATCACTTTTGCTTATGAGGGCACGAAGCTGGAAGTGGTTAGCACAGCCGGGGCTTCTCTAAGCTTAAGCTATGACGGAGCAGGAAAGCTGATTTCTGTAAGTGATCGGGCCGGCCGCCAAATGTCATTTCATTATGATCCGGCAAATGGAGACATGACCTCGATTACTGATGTGGATGGGACCACAACCAAGCTTACCTATGATGACAACCATCACGTACTGAGCGTAACGGACGCCAAAGGAACTGCGGCGATGAGTGTTGCCTATGATGACCATCAGCGCGTGACCAGTTTCACCGATTTCTATGGCAATACGAGTTCCTCCACCTATGAGGGGCGCGTGGCGCCGGTAGTCCGGGGAGAAGAGCCTGAAGGCGGTGAGACGGGGATTGATCCTGCGAACGGCCGGGATATACCGGAATCGGATGAGGTGATTTTGTCCGGGACGATGAATAATCTGGCCCACGCACCAGCATACCGGAAGGTTGAAGGGCTGAAGCCGCTCATAGCCGACTACTTAGCGGGCAGCATAGGAACAATCGAGAGCAAACGGAATGCCTATAGTGCTTCAGCGGTCGCCGCTCCAGGCGGAATTGCCGATATTCAAAGCGCGATTGCGGCCAGCAGCGCATCACCGGCTGTTGTGAGTTCCGGCCATTTGAATGTTGAAGAGAGCGTAACGTTCGGATCGCCGGGCAAGCCTGTCGTCCTGATCGTGGACGGGATGAATACGAACAAGGATATCACTGTGCGCGTATACGGCACGCTGATTCTGAAGCAGGGACTTAACGCCAACACCAAGCTTGCACTCGATGTGCAAAAGGTTCAGGGCAAATACGGAAATCTGTGGTCCGGGGGGACGATACATCTCAACAATGATTCCTCTGTAACTGTGGGGGATACACTGCAAACAGGCAGTCTGACCTACAACAGCGGCGGGCTGACCGTGGATGCCCAGCGGATGCTGATTGCCGGAGACTTGTCGATCAATACACGCGTAGAGATGAACATTGCCCAGGAAATGACCGTTGGCGGAATTGTGTCCAACAACCAGACGGCGAATCTGACCGTGACCGGCGGCGATCTGTTCGTCCGCGACAACGTCAGTGTCAATAACAATCTGAATGTGAAGACAGGCGGTCTATTTGTTCTTGGCGGAGATATGACTCCGAACCAGACACCTGTTGTTCGAACCGGGGTTGGCTCAGGCAAAACCATTCTGACTTATCCGCAGAGCGGTACCAGCAGAGCAAGTTCCGAGAATGCCGGCAGTATAAGTTCCGGGAATGCCAGCAGTGCAAATTCTGGGAGTACTTCAGTGGTAACTGCTGCCGGATTAGCCTCATCGATTGCCACTACCGCGAATAAGACAACATGGACGAATGCTCTTCATCAGGATACGTCATATATATGGAATAATCATTTCCAGGTTGTTCAGCGGCAAGCAGCAAATGGCGCCATCGTCAAATACAGCTATGACAGCAGCGACCGCGTAACCGCAATTACGGACGCTAACGGCAACAAAGGCAAATTCGCCTATGACGAGCGCGGGAATCTGACGCAGAAGACGGACGAGAGCGGATACTCTTCACTCACCCGCTATAATGCTAAGAACCGCCCGGTTGCAGAAATCGATGCTCTGGGCAACCGTGCCGCCTATGAATATGATACAGCAGGCAACCTTGTCAAAAGCACGGACGCCCTCGGCGGCGTTGTCTCCATTGCCAGAGACAGTGCCGGGGTTCCGCTCTCCGTTACGGATGCCGAAGGACATACTACAGCCTACACCAATGATGCTGACGGTTTTGCCAAGGAAATCAAGGACCCGAGCGGCTACACGACAATTATTGAACGTGATTCTCTGCACCGCACCACTCAGATCAAGGATGCGGAAGGCAAGCTGCAGGCAGTCGGCTATGACCTGAAAGACCGTGCGGTTGAGGTTACCAATGCATTGGGCCAGAAGAGCGGTGTCACCTACGATGCCAATGGCAACCCGGTGGAGCACACAGATGAAGCCGGGACCAAGACAGTGAGTAAATATGATGTGTACCGGCTAAGCGGGACTGAGGATGCGCTTCAGAACAGCACAAGCAACACTTATGATGCCCTCGGCCGCGTCACAGAAGCGAAGGACAAAGCGGGAGCAGTTACTTCTTACAGCTACGACAGTGCCGGACATCTGAAAGAAGTTACAGATGCAAAAGGCCAGTCCAGCACGTATACCTACGACGATAATGGAAATATGCTTACCCAAAAGGATGCGAAGGGCAACATCACCTCCTACACGTACAGCAAGCGGAATGAACTGCTGAGCGTAACCAATCCGCTTGGAGCCAAGACGCGTTACCGCTACGATGCGGCAGGCAATACCATTAAAGAGACAGATGCGCTGGGCAACAGCACCTACTATGACTATAATGCACTCGGACAACTGGTGAAGGTAACGGATGCGCTTGGTTCGGTAACCGAATACCGGTATGACAAGAATGGCAGCCAGGTCGCAATGATTGATCCTAACCATTCAGTCTGGACGACCAAATACGACAGCCGGGGTCTGGAAGCGGGAACTATTAATCCGCTGAATGAGGAAACTACAGTAACCCGTAATCCCCGCGGCCAGATGACCGAATTCCTGGATGCGGCGGGACAGAAGACTACTTACGATTACGATGCTTTGGGACGGAATACACGGGTGCGCAATGCGCTCGGATATGAAACCTCTTATGCTTACGACGCCCAGGGCAATGTAGAAAAGATCGTGGATGCGAATCATCACGAGACGGCTTTTACGTATGATCCGCTCGGCAGGTTGACGGAAGTCAAGAACGCGGAAGGCAGCACCACTAAGTACTCCTACGACGCCTCCGGCAACCTGCTGGACAAAACCAATGCTCTTGGAGCAGTGACTTCCTACCATTACGATGCACTGAACCGGGTGACGGAATCGGTGAATCCGCTGCAGGAGAAGACTACACTTGCCTATGATGAGAACGGGAACCTGCGTCAGGTCACAGAACCGGACAGCAATGCAACCGTCTATGCCTACAATAAAGGCAATCAAGTGGAACAGATTCAGTACGGTAATGATCTCACGGTAAAATATAAATATGATCTCGCGGGACGCCGTACCCTGATGACAGACAGCACCGGGGACACGCGGTATACCTATGACGCACTCAACCGTCCAACCTCGGTAATAGATCCGCGCGGCAACAACGTGCGTTATGAATGGACGGCAACCGGACAGCGCAGCCGGATCATTTACCCGGATAACTCCGTGGTCAGCTATGACTATGACAAGCTTGACCGCATCAAGCAAGTAACGGATGCGCAGAACCGGATTACCAGCTATCAATATGATCCAGCGGGACGCCTGACGGAGAAGCTGCTTCCAAACAATGGCCGGAGCACCTATCACTATGACGGCGTTGGACAACTGCTGGAGATGAAACATACGGCACCAGGCGGTGCACTGTTGGAACAACTTACCTACGTGTACGATCCGGCAGGGAATAAAATCCGCAGTGAACGCCACGAAGGCGGCAGCGATGAAGATAACCCGACTGGAGCACAGCGTCCGGCGGACATCTCGGATTATGCATATGACGCGCTGAATCAGCTGGTCCAAGTGCAGAAGCAGAACGGGTCCAAGGTCGTCTACTCTTATGACACTGTGGGCAACCGGCTGGGAAAAGAAACCACAGAAACCGGAACCACTATCAAGGAATTGTATACCTACGATGCGGCGAACAAGCTGACCCGTTTTGAAAAAGGCAGCGACTACAAGGACTACACCTACGACAAGCGCGGCAATTTGCTGAAAGTGAGCGGTATCGACAGCCAAGCATCGCTGAACCTGTTCACGGCGAAGGCGAGTGCGCAGAAGATTTCGGTGCCGGACAGTGTCTATTCGGAGACGGGGACAAGCGGACTGAAGGCGGGCGGGAATGCAGATGTAAACGCAGATGCAAGAGCAAGTGCAGCCGCTACTACAGATGCTGACGGAATTGCAGATGCAGCCACAGGAGCAAATGCGTTGACTGAGCTTTTAGATCCGTTGTCATCGATTCCAGATCCGGCCTCAAGTCCAGCCGGAACGATTTCAACCGGTGATGAAGGAGCTTCATTATCCGGTCTGCCGGATGCGAATGTTAAAGCGGGAGTAACAGGGGATGTCTACGGGGCAGATAAGGCTCTTAATCCCGATGCGCTCTTGAAAGCCGCGCAGGCGGCAGGCCCGCAGGTGCTGGAGAGCAACCGCTGGGATGCATCAAACCGCCTGGTCGGAAACACCAATGCGTACGGCGACATTACCACATACCAGTATGACGGTGACGGCAACCGGGTCAGCATGCAGACCATCCTCGGTGACGGTGCGGTTCAGGATGCCTACCCGTCCGGCAACCCTGCTGGCAACCGGGACGGCTGGGAGCCGCAGTATAAGAAGCGGCAGCTGGATATTTATTTTACCAATGACACCACCATGAGCATTCCGCAGCCTTTGACCGCAACTGGAGCTACCGGACAGAACTGGAAGCAGTCTTATGTGTACGGAGCCGGTGAAGAGCGGATCAGCATGAGCTATCTGGTCAGCGGAGACAAGAGCAACGATTGGGAGCCGACCGCCGGAGCCAGCGGAGCTAGCGCAGCGGCGGGTGCGCCGAAGACACTCTTTTATCTGAGTGATGCACAGGGCAGCGTCATCGGACTGGAAGGCCAGGACGGCAGCATGTCCGCACGGTACCGCTACGACGAATTCGGCGTGGCCGAAGCCCCGGAGAAATTTGACCTGAACGGGCCTGGCCCGGACAACTTGTTCGGCTACACCAGCCTGGGCTATGATTACTACAGTGGCTACTCCCATGCGCAGGCGCGGGATTTCGACTCCAGTGTGGGACGGTTTATCAGCGAGGATACGTATGAGGGGCAGATTAATAATCCGCTGAGTTTGAACCTTTATACTTACGTAGAAAACAACCCTCTAATGTTCAACGATCCAAGCGGTAATATTAAAATGAGAGTTGATGGTAATCTCGCACTTGAATTTTTTGGCATAACTTTTTCAGATTATCATCCAGATAATACTCCAGTATGTAGAGGTTTATATACTGCTGAAAGTAACAGAGCAAAGAAAAAACTTCATGAACAAGAAAAATATGTTGTTAATTTGTTGTTAGAAATGGGGAAGGATGTTTATCTAAACCCAGAAGCTAAAGGTGAATCACCACAGTATGATTTTATAGTAAACGGTTATTACAAGGTTGAATTAAAGACAGCTTTTCCTGAAGGAGGTAAGTTCAAACTAGGTAGTGCATATGATGCAATTAAATACGGGATAGAGGAGCAAGGTGCAGATGTTGTTATATATGATCTAACATTTGACAATGTTGAATTCGAACTAACGGATATCATCAATCTTAGTTCTAAATTGTACAATTATTTTGAAGACAAACCATTCAGATATGATGTTCAAGTTTGGACGAATGAGGGAATATACTTTTTTGACGATAGAAAACCAGATATTATTTAG
- a CDS encoding helix-turn-helix domain-containing protein has translation MIGLQFIADTFHMEYKTVAEAIGVSKQTFQDWIKERRKIPKPRLKQLSELFGIEDQVLFQKELLPSEKSEILMIYLTRTDEHEEIELTGVDDEGYEYTTTEHYSHNRQLIEYIHEEQKKERLIELLEVLVNDEENEDFKRLEDVVTVFREQNRNKKTVLELVLYYLVHRDNEWGVHPDYAKYEQKQFFEKLDKLFEETGIKP, from the coding sequence ATGATTGGATTACAATTTATAGCTGACACGTTTCACATGGAGTACAAAACAGTAGCAGAAGCAATCGGGGTTTCCAAGCAAACATTTCAGGATTGGATCAAAGAAAGACGGAAGATTCCCAAACCACGTCTGAAGCAGTTATCCGAGTTGTTTGGAATCGAAGATCAGGTATTGTTCCAGAAGGAGTTGCTTCCATCCGAAAAGTCAGAAATTCTAATGATTTACTTAACCAGAACAGATGAACATGAAGAAATCGAGCTGACAGGTGTTGATGATGAAGGATATGAATATACAACAACAGAGCATTATTCGCATAATAGGCAGCTCATTGAGTATATACATGAAGAGCAAAAAAAGGAACGGCTGATTGAACTGTTGGAAGTATTGGTCAATGATGAAGAAAATGAGGATTTTAAACGGCTTGAAGATGTAGTTACGGTATTCCGAGAACAGAATCGTAATAAAAAGACAGTATTGGAATTGGTCTTATATTATCTCGTTCACCGAGATAACGAATGGGGAGTACATCCAGATTACGCAAAATACGAACAGAAACAGTTCTTTGAGAAGCTTGACAAGCTGTTCGAGGAAACTGGAATTAAACCTTAA
- a CDS encoding IS110 family transposase has product MIEQQNLIYVGVDLHKQHHTAVIIDCWSKKLGEVKFDNKPSAFPLLLKELKKYTKKGLSVVYGLEDVGGYGRGLAVYLKDNHCWVKEVNAKLANARRQSHVTVQKTDSWDAECVAKVLRDELERLPDAKPIDLYWAISQLVTQRRWLAKILTETVKKLHQQISYSYPSYKKFFSEVEGKTALAFWETYPSPYTLKDVSEEALAAFLRKYSNNGLSHKKANQILTLIDADGETYRDYQQSRDSVVVSQVESARFFQEQLVSIEDEIDFLLKRLGFQLESMTGIDVVTAAQLVAEIGDIYRFSSPDKLARFAGIAPVTVGSGNKSRNYKSKQGNRELHDIIKSLAIRQIGVTRTKREPKNAYFHSYYERKIAEGKTKQQAVVCLMRKLVNIIYAMMKKKSAYVMPNITVRQAG; this is encoded by the coding sequence ATGATTGAACAGCAGAATCTAATCTATGTAGGGGTTGACCTGCATAAACAGCATCATACAGCTGTCATTATTGACTGCTGGAGTAAGAAGCTAGGAGAAGTTAAATTCGATAACAAGCCGTCTGCCTTTCCTTTGCTGCTTAAGGAATTGAAGAAGTACACCAAAAAAGGCTTGTCCGTTGTCTATGGATTGGAGGATGTCGGAGGATATGGCAGAGGACTCGCTGTCTACCTCAAGGACAATCATTGCTGGGTGAAGGAAGTGAACGCAAAACTCGCCAACGCCAGAAGACAGAGCCATGTGACCGTTCAAAAAACGGATAGCTGGGATGCGGAATGCGTTGCCAAGGTACTTAGAGACGAGTTGGAGCGCCTGCCAGATGCCAAGCCCATTGATCTGTATTGGGCGATTAGCCAGCTTGTGACGCAGCGAAGATGGTTGGCTAAGATTTTAACAGAAACGGTAAAGAAGTTACACCAACAAATTAGCTATTCTTATCCCAGTTATAAAAAGTTCTTCTCTGAAGTGGAGGGGAAAACGGCACTCGCCTTCTGGGAAACGTACCCATCACCGTATACCTTGAAGGACGTGTCAGAGGAAGCCCTTGCGGCATTCTTGCGAAAGTACAGCAACAATGGATTGTCTCATAAGAAGGCAAATCAAATTCTTACTCTGATCGACGCAGACGGAGAAACGTATCGGGATTATCAGCAGTCACGAGATTCAGTAGTGGTGAGTCAAGTGGAATCCGCTCGGTTTTTTCAAGAACAATTAGTCAGTATAGAGGACGAAATTGATTTCTTATTGAAGCGTCTTGGCTTCCAACTTGAATCCATGACTGGGATAGATGTGGTGACAGCAGCACAGCTTGTGGCAGAGATTGGCGACATCTACCGATTTTCATCTCCCGACAAGCTTGCTCGTTTTGCTGGTATTGCACCTGTAACTGTAGGTTCAGGAAACAAGTCACGAAACTACAAAAGTAAACAAGGCAATCGGGAATTGCACGATATCATCAAGAGCCTTGCGATTCGTCAGATTGGTGTCACTCGTACCAAGAGAGAACCAAAGAATGCTTATTTTCATTCTTATTATGAGCGCAAGATAGCAGAGGGGAAAACCAAACAACAAGCGGTTGTCTGCTTAATGAGGAAGCTGGTAAACATCATCTACGCCATGATGAAGAAAAAATCAGCCTACGTGATGCCGAATATAACTGTACGGCAGGCAGGATGA
- a CDS encoding recombinase family protein, with amino-acid sequence MNVIGYVRVSTQGQVKDGYSLSYQQDEIQSYCEDQGWHLVHVFTDEGISGAKVDEEALEVEREGFQDMLTYVSSHKVDYVVVLNTSRLWRSDIVKVLVHRELKKRSIDIRSIEQRTYSIFKKDPSDFLINGLMELLDAYQRLEIAMKLGRGRNKKASEGKFAGGGIPFGYKGKRGSKQMFIDEQKASTVQRLFELKEQYPRWSLSALAEKLNEEGFTTEQGKRFTKVQVKRILDRKAFYQGTYRYGQIEADGKHQAILNYGGMCL; translated from the coding sequence ATGAATGTCATAGGATATGTGCGGGTCAGTACACAAGGTCAAGTGAAGGATGGCTACAGTTTGTCCTACCAGCAGGACGAGATTCAGTCGTACTGTGAGGATCAGGGATGGCATCTGGTTCACGTCTTTACAGACGAGGGGATCAGTGGAGCAAAAGTGGATGAAGAGGCCTTAGAGGTCGAACGAGAGGGCTTCCAAGATATGCTGACTTATGTATCAAGTCACAAGGTAGATTACGTTGTTGTCCTGAACACAAGCAGATTATGGAGAAGTGATATTGTCAAAGTCCTTGTCCATCGGGAACTGAAAAAGCGTAGTATCGACATTCGGAGTATTGAACAACGAACCTATAGCATTTTTAAGAAAGACCCGTCAGACTTTTTAATTAACGGTTTGATGGAATTGTTAGATGCTTATCAACGGCTAGAAATTGCTATGAAACTGGGACGAGGACGAAACAAAAAAGCATCCGAAGGCAAGTTTGCTGGTGGTGGTATTCCTTTTGGTTACAAAGGGAAACGGGGATCAAAGCAAATGTTCATCGACGAACAGAAAGCATCTACGGTTCAACGGTTATTTGAATTGAAAGAGCAATACCCTAGATGGTCATTGTCGGCTTTAGCCGAGAAGTTAAATGAAGAAGGATTCACAACGGAACAAGGGAAGAGGTTCACCAAAGTACAGGTGAAACGAATCCTAGACCGTAAAGCATTTTACCAAGGAACATATCGCTACGGACAGATTGAAGCAGACGGTAAACATCAAGCCATCCTAAATTATGGGGGAATGTGCTTGTGA
- a CDS encoding RHS repeat-associated core domain-containing protein: MVQKTDCDPSMGQFLNEDTYEGQIDNPLSLNLYTYVSNNPLKYIDPTGNRQCIYANSCDVKETRAPGFWESEWNAIKAAHSSWFSAIDFWTAGLLSETKEYARISQEDTWSVRHFASAALLMMNFWPGGKFEKQSADLTATIWGRITATQSVRQGTYIPTSFVLEDITVNGNKLWVHGNATKHMEEYMRSENISMLSNDAQRMIQ; this comes from the coding sequence ATGGTCCAGAAAACAGACTGTGATCCGAGCATGGGACAGTTTTTAAATGAGGATACGTATGAGGGACAGATTGATAATCCGCTGAGTTTGAATTTGTATACGTATGTAAGCAATAATCCGTTAAAATATATTGATCCTACCGGAAATAGACAATGTATATATGCAAATTCGTGTGATGTCAAGGAGACAAGAGCTCCTGGTTTTTGGGAATCAGAGTGGAATGCAATAAAGGCAGCTCACTCTTCATGGTTCTCTGCCATAGATTTTTGGACAGCAGGGCTTTTAAGCGAGACCAAAGAATATGCTCGTATCTCTCAAGAAGACACGTGGTCAGTAAGGCATTTTGCTAGTGCCGCATTATTGATGATGAATTTCTGGCCTGGAGGGAAATTTGAGAAGCAATCAGCGGATCTAACAGCAACTATATGGGGAAGAATTACGGCAACACAAAGTGTCCGTCAAGGAACTTATATCCCAACTTCATTCGTTCTTGAAGATATCACTGTTAACGGGAATAAACTTTGGGTTCACGGAAATGCCACGAAGCATATGGAAGAATATATGAGGAGCGAGAATATTTCTATGCTTAGTAATGATGCTCAGCGGATGATTCAGTAG
- a CDS encoding helix-turn-helix domain-containing protein translates to MKIKIRLKDILDQRGMSQRELARQMNLRPSTINHLCSDSVDRVYIRTLEAICEALDISINELIVEDTET, encoded by the coding sequence ATGAAGATAAAGATTCGATTAAAAGATATATTAGATCAACGAGGAATGTCACAAAGAGAACTTGCCCGACAAATGAACTTACGTCCAAGTACCATTAATCATCTCTGTTCCGATTCAGTAGACAGAGTCTATATCCGAACGCTGGAAGCGATATGTGAAGCCCTAGACATCTCCATCAATGAGTTGATTGTTGAAGATACGGAGACTTAA